In the Rippkaea orientalis PCC 8801 genome, one interval contains:
- a CDS encoding ParA family protein has translation MIITVASFKGGVGKSTTALHLAAYCQQLAPSLLVDGDLNRSALDWASRGQLPFKVVDEKQGVKYARNYEHIIIDTPARPAPDDLKTIASGCDLLILPTSPDALALGATLQMVDDLHSLEANYRILLTLIPPRPSKTGSEARTAIKNAKLPLFKTGIRRLAVFQKAALEGIPVNQVKDPYASAAWDCYVKVGQEILP, from the coding sequence ATGATCATCACCGTCGCCTCATTCAAGGGAGGCGTAGGCAAATCCACCACTGCCTTACACTTAGCAGCTTACTGTCAACAATTAGCCCCTTCCCTATTAGTAGACGGGGACTTAAACCGCAGTGCTTTGGACTGGGCTAGTCGAGGACAGCTACCCTTTAAAGTCGTGGATGAAAAACAGGGGGTTAAATATGCCAGGAACTACGAACACATTATTATTGACACCCCTGCCCGTCCTGCCCCCGATGACTTGAAAACCATTGCCTCTGGCTGTGATTTACTGATTCTGCCTACCAGTCCCGATGCTTTGGCTTTGGGGGCAACCCTGCAAATGGTGGATGATCTGCACTCCTTAGAAGCCAATTATCGAATTTTGCTGACCTTAATTCCCCCCCGTCCTTCTAAAACAGGTTCTGAAGCCCGAACTGCCATTAAAAATGCTAAATTACCCCTGTTTAAAACAGGGATTCGGCGGTTGGCAGTGTTTCAAAAAGCAGCCCTTGAGGGGATTCCCGTCAATCAGGTTAAAGATCCCTACGCTAGTGCGGCTTGGGATTGTTATGTCAAAGTTGGCCAGGAGATTTTACCATGA